In Dromiciops gliroides isolate mDroGli1 chromosome 5, mDroGli1.pri, whole genome shotgun sequence, the following are encoded in one genomic region:
- the LOC122728739 gene encoding LOW QUALITY PROTEIN: stonustoxin subunit alpha-like (The sequence of the model RefSeq protein was modified relative to this genomic sequence to represent the inferred CDS: inserted 3 bases in 2 codons) yields MPGTELPDSLALKTPMEIPALGRLLHLGTLYDSLLDTFIPGITLWDRETLKKDVTTKEQYKTDFDIIMTDSIDEKTNAMNVSGELKSSMLGGXVKIEGSAKYLCDTKISDKQPRVTLKYSRTTQYSQLTMNHLCYQNISYPEGIDKGTATHVVTAVLYGAQAFFVFDQKASTHENVKDVEGTLKTRVKKIPKVAVKVEGXSKKTSSKEFRCKFYGDFVPETNQVTYEDAVKVYASLPKLLRGQGVPLQVWLYPLEKLSPNAAKLIRGISISLICDAQDILEKLSECDKRCNDMLEKPSLSVFSATKVKLRLLQELTSSTDDLQKEIVKVLPVIQAGRAEEDELTRVLTRESQSPFSSRRLSEFLDQKLQEMKVVNSYLTVLKQVRVAADQSDSDNVLLDSPHRFVLVFAITSLQKEAYLADWKQWLWNPASFNHNWEQKTYSSWVEDTETRRKAIQLAESFSMFVKVTHSSEKTQFIVASIPDQENKGVSIYLYEKGLQISTNFELPVKPPPPKIGEVTHDCVELTLTPTSGKEERTTGYQVEYKVVGEGDWTPIPVSGKPEVFKVGDLEPCTGYLFRLSEVCEQGLSEMSYVSPAVKTLPPTSPPGKPKAVVVGPQNVTLHWQGPSVVGTGDKIREYRVKYREETEAVGEDGAGEWYEQRIGSNEKYYDIEGLTPQTVYRFRVSAVCDGGWTSESSDRSDPVRTLSTIEEATVSGEQDEN; encoded by the exons ATGCCAGGGACAGAACTTCCAGACAGTCTGGCCTTAAAGACCCCAATGGAGATCCCAGCTCTTGGTCGACTCTTACATCTGGGGACACTGTATGACAGTCTCTTGGATACCTTCATCCCTG GCATCACTTTGTGGGACAGGGAGACCCTCAAGAAAGATGTGACAACAAAAGAGCAATACAAGACTGACTTTGACATCATCATGACTGATTCTATTGATGAGAAGACCAATGCCATGAATGTCTCTGGGGAGCTCAAATCAAGTATGCTGGGGG TGGTTAAAATAGAAGGGTCTGCCAAATATTTATGTGACACAAAGATATCTGACAAGCAACCCCGGGTCACTCTCAAGTACAGTAGGACTACACAGTATTCCCAGCTAACCATGAATCACTTGTGCTATCAGAACATCTCTTACCCTGAAGGGATTGATAAAGGAACAGCCACCCATGTGGTCACAGCAGTGCTCTATGGGGCCCAGGCTTTCTTTGTGTTTGATCAGAAAGCTTCCACTCATGAAAATGTCAAGGATGTAGAAGGAACATTGAAAACTAGAGTAAAGAAGATTCCCAAAGTAGCAGTCAAAGTAGAAGG AAGTAAGAAAACATCAAGCAAGGAATTCAGGTGTAAGTTTTATGGGgattttgttcctgagaccaatcaAGTGACTTATGAAGATGCAGTAAAAGTCTATGCCTCTCTTCCTAAGCTGCTCAGGGGCCAAGGGGTGCCCCTTCAGGTCTGGCTGTACCCTCTGGAGAAGCTGAGCCCCAATGCTGCCAAGCTGATTCGAGGGATCAGCATTAGCTTGATATGTGATGCCCAGGACATTCTGGAGAAGTTATCTGAGTGTGACAAGAGGTGTAATGACATGCTGGAGAAACCAAGTCTCTCAGTCTTTTCTGCAACCAAGGTAAAGCTCAGGCTATTACAAGAGCTAACAAGCAGCACAGACGACTTACAAAAAGAGATAGTCAAGGTTTTACCTGTGATCCAGGCAGGCAGAGCAGAGGAAGATGAGTTAACCAGGGTTTTAACTAGGGAAAGCCAGTCCCCATTCAGCTCTAGGAGGCTCTCAGAATTCCTAGATCAGAAGCTCCAGGAGATGAAGGTGGTAAATTCCTACCTCACTGTCCTGAAGCAGGTACGAGTCGCAGCTGACCAGAGTGACTCGGACAATGTGCTACTAGACTCTCCCCACAGATTTGTCCTGGTGTTTGCAATAACCTCCTTGCAGAAGGAAGCCTACTTAGCAGATTGGAAACAGTGGCTTTGGAATCCAGCATCATTCAATCATAACTGGGAGCAAAAGACATACTCCTCGTGGGTGGAGGACACAGAGACGAGGAGGAAAGCAATACAATTGGCAGAATCCTTCTCAATGTTTGTCAAGGTCACTCATTCCTCTGAGAAGACTCAATTCATTGTGGCCTCTATCCCAGACCAGGAGAATAAGGGGGTCTCCATTTACCTTTATGAAAAGGGACTGCAGATCAGCACCAACTTTGAGCTACCAGTCAAACCTCCTCCTCCCAAGATTGGTGAGGTCACACATGACTGTGTAGAGCTCACATTGACCCCAACAtctgggaaggaggagaggaccACTGGCTATCAGGTAGAGTACAAAGTTGTGGGGGAAGGGGACTGGACCCCCATCCCTGTGTCTGGAAAGCCAGAGGTATTCAAAGTGGGTGACCTTGAGCCTTGCACAGGGTATCTGTTCAGGTTGTCTGAGGTGTGTGAGCAAGGGCTCAGTGAGATGAGTTATGTGAGCCCTGCTGTGAAGACACTTCCCCCAACTAGCCCTCCTGGGAAGCCAAAAGCTGTTGTGGTCGGACCACAGAATGTAACCCTGCACTGGCAGGGTCCAAGTGTTGTTGGAACAGGAGACAAGATCAGGGAATATAGAGTAAAGTAcagagaggagactgaggctgtggGTGAGGATGGGGCAGGAGAATGGTATGAACAGAGAATAGGAAGCAATGAGAAATACTATGACATTGAGGGACTGACCCCTCAGACTGTGTACAGGTTCCGAGTTTCTGCTGTGTGTGATGGTGGCTGGACCAGTGAGAGCAGTGACAGGAGTGACCCAGTGAGGACCCTCTCTACCATAGAGGAAGCCACAGTCTCTG GAGAACAGGATGAGAACTGA